The DNA region AGATGGGCGGGCTGCCTAGGTAGcgcttgagttcttgaaaagCTGCCTCGCACTCGTCAGTCCAGGCGAACGCTTGCttcaatgttttaaaaaatgggagacatttgtccgtcgctttagagacgaacctattcagTGCAGCTATCCTTCccgtgagcttttggacttctttgatggtTCTGGGGGATGCCATGTCGAGTATTGCTTGCACCTTCTCTGGGTTTGCTTCTATTCCTCTctaggacaccatgaaccctaagaactttcctgaAGCTACTCAAAACACACACTTACTAGGATTGAGCTTCATCTGATACCTCCGGAGGGTGTTAAATGTCTCTCCCAGGTCGTCTAGGTGAGtcaactcttctttgctcttgacgagcatatcgtccacatatacctccataTTCCTTccaatttgcttgctgaacatcttgtttaccaGTCTTTGGTACGTTGCTCCTGCGTTTTTtagtccgaagggcattactttataacagtagagtccttggcttgtgatgaaagcagttttttcctgatcttcctcagccatctttatctggttgtaacctgaaaatgcatccattaatgttagtaatttatgtcCAGCCGTAGAGTCTACCAATTGATCTATCCTTGGCAGAGGAAAGCTATCTttcgggcaggccttgttcaggtccgtgaagtctacacacattctccactttccatttgctttcttccctagcacgacgttggccaaccattcgggatagtaaacttctcggatgaaatCTGCCTGCAATAATCTGTTAACTTCTTCCTTGATTGCGTggtttcgttcgggggcaaagactCGTCGTTTCTGCTAGACGGGTTTCTTCTCGGGATCTGTCTTCAACTCGTGCTGGATTACCTGGCATGGTATGCCCGGcatatcttcgtgactccatgcaaatacgtccaaatttcctttaaggaaACGGACGAGTTCATTCCTCATCTCGGGACTTATGGTTGtacctatcctcgtcacctttGAGCTTTCCCCCTCAACGAGTTCCACtgtttccaaggtttccattctgtcttctttttctctctcgatcgtccatgtgtggttttctccTGCAGCTAACACGGCCTGGTAGCATTCTTTGGCCAagacttggtctccttttacctcaccGACTCCGTCTTCAGTTGGGAATTTTAcctttaggcagtaggtggacgttgTTGCCTTCCACCGGTTGAGCGTGGGCCtaccaatgatcacattgtacgaAGAAGGGCAGTCCACAACCAGGAAGTCCAGATGACGGGTCTGCTGCTTCGGGTAGGCGCCTATCATGACTTTTAGTGTCACAATGCCCTTGGGGTATACCCTGTCAccgctaaagctgacgaggggggactcAAATGGACGCAATCTACCAGGACCTAGCTTCAATTGTTGGAAGGCCGATAGGTACATAATGTCTACAGAGCTACCGTTGTCGATGAGGATCCTTTTAGTATTGAATccttcaattgtgagtgctatCACCAGAGGGTCGTTATGGGGCTGCCTGACCCCCCTTGCGTCCTCTTCGCTGAAGAATATATCTTGGTTCGTCTGTCTTTGTTTCAATGGGGGTTCCGTatggacactgtttacttgtctctggtatgctttcttgagggacttgcaCGATCCCCCCACGAAAGGTCCTCCTGCTATCGTGCTTATCTCTCCGACCACTTCTTGTGGTTGAGATTGGCGACTCTCGTTTTTGGACGAGGGCTCTCGTTGGCTCGTGTTGCCCTCTCTGAACCTGTTGGAGTCCCCCTTCCTTACGTACTTCtgaagttttcctttctgtatcaaTTCTTCTATCTGTCCCTTCAGATCTCGGCAATCTTCTGTGTAATGGCCGTGgtccttgtggaatcggcagtatttgctTTTGTCCCGCACACTTGGTGACGAGTGCAGGGGCCTCGGCCACTTTAGGTGGTGTTGATCCTGGATCTGtgccaaaattttgtcaacaggcataattagaggagtgaattttaccggtcgtggagctttctcgTCTTTTCGTCTGTCGATGTCACCCCCCCGGCGGCTTGAACGCTCCCTCTTTTGGCCCCTGCATTCGTCTTCCTTTCTTCCTTCCGTCTTTAGCTTTCCCTCGTCTACGATGGCCGCCagtgcgtcctcagcattcatgtacttttgagctttcaaCAACATCTCTGCCATCGTCTGGGGTGGATTCTTTGCTAACGAGACGACGAATTCTCTGGACTTAAGCCCTGCCTTAAATGTCGTCAGCTGGACCTTATCGTCTGCATCGTCCACCTCTAGAGTTTCCCGAGTGAAGCGTTTTACATATGATCGCAatgtctccctctctccttgcttaatagtgagtaggtgatccgctggtctTTTGGGACGTTGCTCCCCGATGAAATGGCGCAGGAAAGCACTACTTAACTGCTCAAAATTGTTGATGGACGAAGTgggcaatctcgtgaaccattctcgtccagctcccttcagcgtagtggggaatgaacgacacatgatctcgtcagggggctgttgaaggcctaaggtcgtcttaaaggtgttaaggtgatcttgggggtcTTTGAGCCCGTCAAAAGGCTCAAGCTGAGGTAGCCGAAATTTCGCCGGTACTGGTCGTTCTAGGACTGCCATGGTAAAAGGAGAGTCCGTCGCTCTGACCATTTTATCCAGGCTTCGATCGGTTTTCTCTTTGATCGCGTTTCTTAAttcgtccatctccttcctcatctcCTAGAGGATGTCAGAATGCTGCTCTTCTGGGGTTACCGTTCTCCGTCGGTCACTTCTTCCATGGCTATCCCCTTCCTCCTCTTGAACAGCTCTTGACCGGTTCTCTTCTTGCTGTAACCTCtgtctcatctcctgattctgtcttgtaagttcttcgacggtggctGCGAGATTTCAGACTTGCTGCGCCAAGGCCGCTGAGtcctggttggattccatctggagcTGGTCGGAACTGTGTTCTTGTTGTATGAGAAagtcgttcccacagacggcgccaagctgatgaagcagtatctcgttgaTTTGCTGGGATTCGTCCAGACGGCTCCTGTAAGTACTCTGAGGAACCTGTGGGAGCAGGAATttactcaagtggtcaccggtgtggtgcctgccacaacacctccgatgataaagtcagtacgGAAAAAGACAGTTGTTGAAATATCAGGAATAAAAGtagttaaaattgtgatgtagttctttttgtgtgtaccttgttttggtgttgaGAGGGTTTTATATACTCTTGGGGATTGTATCCATTGGGGCATTAATACCTCTTCTGATAACGTCTTCGGGGGAGTAATGGGTGTTAATGCCTTCTCgttggttcgtccagctggttttgtaacggttgaggctttattggcagcattcaaTGGCCTTAACTCTTCCTCTGATGATGACGATAACGGGTTAGGTTCGTCCGTGAGGCCACCTCGTCTATGTTtcacttcgtcagtcccatcattATGTATGgcacataaaaagtgaaagcTATTTACTTTATCTAGAATTAAATGATTCgtcttcattttatttattctaaaactACAATTATACTTCAATATTTAATCTTCAATTTAATTGttattaacataatttaattgttaagaaatatctcaaaaaaaaaaattgttattaacaTAATTCAAAGGACAATTGCACATGActtaatgaaataaattttttcttgaattatataaaattggtttaatgaaattttcttatgtttgagaaaatttatagtaaaacagaaataacaacaaacaaaaccttcccattaaaaaaaaaaaaaaaaaaacaaaaccttaaTTACAAAATGTTAGAGTCAGTTATGAATTGTCAATATATATTAGATAGAAATGATCGTATGTATTCTATAAGGTAAAATAATACATACGATAAATTTACACTAATTAGTAATTCATGCAATGCATggaaaaattctagaaaatatgATCTTTTGTATATGATACGCAATAAGacttaagaaaaatatgattgtgTATATGTTAATAGGTAATtgtgtttgaaattttgaatataaaattatttattctatcattttaaaaaaatatgatgcAATAAGATTTCTAATGGAGCAATAAATATAGAAtgttttataagaaatttttatagaatttaaattcaattgaaaaacataaattagatttgattaaaacatgaaaaaaaaatgtgggattTCAAAAGATTATGAAGCAAAGTAGAGGAAATcaaccaaaagtcaaaacctttcattatatatttaaattcagCCTCCGCCACTAACCATATTACATATTGATcgagaagaaaaaacaaacctTCTCTTCATTGTAGCGTGTTATCAACATTCGTGCGTAGGAAGAATATTTCTTGTGTTCATCTTCAAGAAGCTGCACAACAATGTCAACAAACAAGTTTAGTTGATTAAGCCCCATTTTTTTCTACTACTATACAGTATACACAAACCAGAGAGAAAGAACATACCTCCAACTCTTTGAACTATTTGGGTTGAGGTTGAGGGGATTGAGGTATAGTGTTGGGCTGATAGTATTTGACACTATAACCTGATGACTCCACAAAATTTTCTCATTGTTTTAAAGATTCTTCGGGATCAAATGTTGTACATATTGGGTCCAGTGTCATATAATTCACGGGCtttaggttcttttttttttttttttcaagatcaGATTTGAGTTttgccttttcatttttaaacttGGAATCGTATTCCTCATTGTCTGAAAAGACTACTTTCTCATAGTCCACATCTGCcataattctttaaaaaaaaaaaaagggttcaaaaaacatccaaacataaGGGAACATAACCCACCTTAAAACAACTGTTACGTACACATAACCCACCTTAAGTACACATAACCCACATAacccaaaaaagcaaaaagcaaaaagctTGAAATCAATATAAACAGAAATCCAAATAATTTACCAACAGTTACGTACTTAcgtgcaccaaaaaaaaaaaaaaaaaccaccttaaataataataatagatttaaATAGATTCCCCCACGGCCCAACCCCATACTTAAAGGTTTTTATTTCCCTCAAAGGTCTTCagaatgcataaaaaaaattaaaaaaaagaaaagaaaagaaagagagaggatgCATTATGCATACTTTTAGCTTTGTCACCATTTTGGTTTTAATTATACTGAGAAATTATTTGAAACACTTGGTGTACAGTGTACTATGCACTAGTCATCGGTCATCGCACATAAGGGTAAATTGAATTATCtaacaaaattttacattttagtaGTTGTAAGGTTGTGCCTaagccataaaaaaaatatcaatatctCTCTCTATagataataaaaacatttatatacaatttttttttaaatatatacacCAACAAAATTGGGCTACAATACACGTGTCTATCAAAACATGAATCCAAATGTTGCTATTGTTAACAGTATACTTATattattaattccaattttttatagagaatttcaacttatggcgtctgCTTTTAAttataactctttatcatcaggcCAAGACATTAATCGGCTTTTGTTGTaattcttattcaaccatcagagactttactaattgagttaactaGTACCCACATGAATTTCAAGTTAATAGTTCACACTTTAAATACGATATGAGATTTTCCTATTCTTattctattaattatattacatAGCCAGATCAATCTCCatgtaataatattaatattaatgtGGATTCAGATTCTCTAAGGTTTTCTAGGGTATTCTACCAAATAAATTTCCTATGAATCCTATTAATGTATTATACTTAGCTAGCTGTTTGATGCATcctaaaacaaaaggaaaagaaagttgGAAAAGATCCCCAATCGCATATCTTCTTCTATTAATTAATAGATTATATTACATAGATTTGATATGATATAGGATTCCCTAATCCCATATCTTCTTATTCGATCAtatctatgaaaaaaaattaacagaatGAATTATTATtgggtttggcttacctccagtattttttaaactagaatctcattttattttactgAGAGACTGCCACGTaacccactaactaaataaaggTGGAGATAAAAGCACACTACCTTTTGgcattgtatatttttttttggcattgtatatttaaaacaaaagaacatatcaaactaaaaatgtactggaggtaagccaaacctattattattaaactGCACATAGCAGAATTATATCACACAAGCAAGTTAACCATATGAATCATCCGCTAAccaagagagtgagagagagcatACCTCGTGTCTAAAGACCACTAGAGGGAGTTCTAAAATGCTTTGATACAAAAAAAGACGttagcaatttaaaaaaaaaaaatttagcaactatttcaattgaatttaaaaagaagTTTTACTGCACTACGTGTCTacgacattttcacaacatatcttaggtgataagttgttattggttttaatttgaatccgccactaaaattacttttttggtGCACCAATAAAAACCTACTACTTAGAATTTGTAGTAAAAGTATTGTGCATATATCTtaggtgataagttgttattggttttaatttgaatccgccactaaaattacttttttggtGCACCAATAAAAACCTACTACTTAGAATTTGTAGTAAAAGTATTGTGCATATAGTATTTCTCGAATTTATTTATGTGTAATGAATTATATGCATTTGTATAGCATCATATTTAATCCTCTTTTATgagaattatatttttcttggtCAAACTTTtcataaaagaggaaaaattttACTATGAATATGCCTTTCCTTTGTTATAtcactccctctctcttttactGAGTGCACAAAAGATTGTTGATCAGTTTTTTCCCTCATCAGACTACTGTCATCTTTCCTTTGCCTTTGAAGCTAACACTAACACTAACACTAACACTAACACCCAATTCTCCAAACTGTGGCTGAAGTTTGATGTAAAAGCGAGTTGCAATTTCAGCTCCCAAAACTAAATCCGGGTTAGCAAGAAAGCCCAATCTAGTTTAAACATGTGGCAAATCGGAAAAAGACCTCAgacaccacttttttttttccttaacaaAAAAAGTTATTCAGTGTGTGGTCACTGACCTTGCTGATTTGAACCTGGAACAGAGTACGTTAGGGCTATCTACGTCACAGCACAACATTTTTCGTTGAAGCATGTAAATCAAAGTCAAACATCAACAAAATGCTTCCAAATTAGGATTGATACAAACCtttcatatatctttttttttttttgattaaagAAAATAAGGGTTAGCCCAACCCTTATGAATGCCCACCAACGGACTCATGCTAGTGGCGGAACTCGAACCTAGGTGAGTTGGAGGAAGTGCTCAAGTCTTACCAGTTGAGCCAAGCCCTGTTGGCAAATCTTACATACATCCTACATCCTACGAAGTGAATTAAATTTGAtacttggaagttggaacatgaaataaattatttgagAATTCAAGAATAGGTAATTGTATTGGACTAGAGCTATCTCATTAAAAATGGCCAACATCTAAGCCCACgcccaaaattttatcttttgaacTGTGTTAGTAATAGGAATCCCCGGCCCAAGACCAAACCATATCCAATATCAGttgcaaaaaaatagaaaccaaACCAATCAATGATTTGAAAcatcatgaatatatatatatacataaaagaaaaaaaaaaccatgatttTTTCCTGATCGAAAAAACACCATGAATTGAAACAAATAGATAAGCAAAAGAACAAAAGAGTGCTTTAGCGGGTGCTTGAGGGCAATGAGGAGCTGCAggtcatttatatatattctaaatttctaatcatctcaaaaaaaaaaaaacaatgcagGCGCTCCTGGcctgatagtttttttttttttttttggggttaaagTAAAGAATAGTAGTTATGTGCAAATTAATATTCAATTGAAATCCGAAATCACGAGGAGAAGGCAGCCTGCACCAACCAAGAATTCTTGAGCTGCGACTCAGCGCTTTCCCTGAACCCCTTCACCTGAACCAAACAAAAGTGGGTGCAACACATTCCCAACCCAGACGCAACGCTTGTTGTCTTCAACAAATAACACAATGGTCCACCACCGCACTCTTCCTTTCTCCCTTGCACCACTATCCCCCACACCCTCTCACTCTCTATATTCCTCTCTACCTCTCCAAGCTCTTCCACCAATATTAGCCCATTCGGCATTGGAGCCTCTCCTTTCTCCCACTTTCTCTTCACCATTCCCCACTTCTCCTCCTCCGCCTTCTCCGTCTCTAACCACATCTTACTACTATTATTCTCCGCGTGTACTTGTACCATTAGCGGTGCCGACCTTAAGTTCCTCACGATCTCCACCACCGACCTTGTCATCCATTCGTCCAGCTTTTCATGACCCAGTTTCCCTTTTTCGCTATTGTTTATCGTTTCCATTTTCTTTGAACCAGTCTTGGCCTCCATCGCCGTCGTCATCAACATCGAAATTCTTCCTCTTCGTCTAATTCCTCTCCACACGGCGTCGTTGCTCTTGATCGCCAAAGAACACGGCCCTTGACCCAATCGATTCGAAAAACCATCACGATTCGCCCCACAACGAGGACCCAGATTGAGATTAGACGAAGTAGTGAAAGCCATTCGATGAGAGATTGCCTACAAAGATTCTGTATTTAATGTGTTTGCGCTTTTGCCTCTAAGAAACGTGAAcgtgttttttctttcttcttttctggtTTGAGGGGTTTATTGTATCGTATTTAAAGTGTGGATAATTAAAGAAGTCACTTGTGGAGAGGAGAGCTAGGGCCTAGGAGTTTCACCTTTGGCTGACTCGGTTGGTTAGGATTGAGTAACTTTCGGTCGTGTTGTTTTGTTCAACTCCATCAATGTTTGAAGAGTCGTGGTCTTAAACGCTACGCTGGTCGAAGAAGCAACGAAATTCACATTCATGAATTTTGTTTGTCCACTTTGTGGTGCTATTCGAATCTGCTGCAACCTTTGATTTCGGCCGTTGGATGCTCCAAATTATTTAGATTGACTGCCTTACGTGTGTGGATGAGAGAATGTATTGGGTGGGTTGAGTGGGTTATAGTGGAATCTACCGTATTGGAGAGAAGAGTGGCCAGCATGGACCGGCACGTGGTCTGGGTGAAATAGAACGTGTACATAGTGTTTGTCCACGAGTTGAACACACGAACTTTGTGCACTTTGCAATATATGCTGAAGGTTTCGCGCTTAGTCCTAGTCAATTTCTTACACATCAACATtatatcaaaatcatcaaaaatctAGCTTCCCTAAAAAAATGACGATAAGATCTAGCACGATTTGGTGGTAAAATCTTATCACAAATCTTCTCTATTACCCctcaaaattttgtgaattttttaaaaatataatagaatttgaatttatgagtttttttttttagaaaggaaTTTATGAGTTTACTAATTTATCAAACTAAACTACTAAAGCATTTATAAGAAATAGTCACATttcaattctaaattttttatttaataataagtaATGAAATAATCGTATTTTACatgagttttatattttattttgttagaaaatagaaataacATGTAAAATGTAAATATATCTGGGAAGTGGGCCCCAGAAAGtgactaaaaagtaaaaagggcGTGAGTGACAAAGACAAACACAAGGTTAACTTGTGGAAAATGCGTGCAATTTGGTCGGTGCCACACCATAACACGCCCGGCTTGCATGTCACAAAGCGTGGCGAATTACACATCAGCAATGTGTGCTTTACACATCGGCATATTCAATCTCTCTCCTGACGTGGCACGCATAGCTGGCCATTATGAGATCTCATCTCATTGCGTGCAAATACTCGAAAACAAATgcttaatttagaaaattagaaCCAACATACTACTTGTAGCCGccacaactaaaaatattaacaaagtGTAGTTGGATTGACATTGTACTTACTACATAAACtataaacaattaattaatgagattaaaaccttcatatattttaataatgatTTTAAGATTCAAAAcctttaaaaatagttttttaaataaacctttaaaataaaataaagtttggaaaaaatagaagaagaagaagaagtatgactttttaaggagaaaatgacaaaataatctaaaattctttatgtaatagttttttttttcttgaaaattttgtgtataGGCTATAGGTTATAACAAtatttacataataaaatttcaagtttaatattagtttcaaattaaactcTAAAATCTAAAGTGCATATTCATGATATAGatttaaaaatgctaaaatttgaTCTTTTTATAAGCCAATATTAACTAAAATATCATAATTGACATGTGATGTAATTGGGGTTTGTCTAGTAATTACAAATCCTTTCACGTATCACTTTATTCAAGGCACATTAAAACTcatttttaagtaaattaaagttttttaaatttatctctttttttttcaaaaattatatactaatCTATGTAAACTTAATTTTGGTTTAGTTGGTATTAATTTATCAAGTTATATATTGAattcgtgttttttttttggacaagttAGGATAGTTGAGtgattatattattaagtggaatTGTAATAGTGCATTTGATAAATTAgattataatattttactttttttatttttatgttgaaGATAAGTAGtgtttattttgtatataatttttatttattattagaatTGTATACTAGAAATGTTGAACTAGatatgaaaaatcataaaaaaagacagagaatgatattaaaattaattgaatctACATTAGAAAGATAACAATGGttgtaatttcaaaattttattataatgattATTGAGTATATAAGCccaaaaaaagtgtttaaaaattaagattggtaaaaatttattacaaaatgtagggtaaaatattatattggtcccttaattttatagaaattttgtttttcatccct from Castanea sativa cultivar Marrone di Chiusa Pesio chromosome 6, ASM4071231v1 includes:
- the LOC142640896 gene encoding uncharacterized protein LOC142640896, which encodes MAFTTSSNLNLGPRCGANRDGFSNRLGQGPCSLAIKSNDAVWRGIRRRGRISMLMTTAMEAKTGSKKMETINNSEKGKLGHEKLDEWMTRSVVEIVRNLRSAPLMVQVHAENNSSKMWLETEKAEEEKWGMVKRKWEKGEAPMPNGLILVEELGEVERNIESERVWGIVVQGRKEECGGGPLCYLLKTTSVASGLGMCCTHFCLVQVKGFRESAESQLKNSWLVQAAFSS